The sequence below is a genomic window from Coffea arabica cultivar ET-39 chromosome 4c, Coffea Arabica ET-39 HiFi, whole genome shotgun sequence.
TGGTCCGAATTCCTCCTCTGGTAATCCTCTAACCATCACATCAACCAGAAATACAGAATCCAGAGGACAGACAAAAGGTTGTCTCATAATACTGCCTACCATGTCTCCAGGACGATGTAACCAAATAGTATCCATCCTGCACCATATACGAGGCATTACCAATGTACGATTGAGCAACGACGCAATGGCAAATGCAGTtctaatttgttttatttggtaaTTAACAAGGGCAAAGTGTGATTCAATGTTATGCTCTCCATCTAGTAGCAAATTCTTCGGTATTGAAGGTTTAAATGTCAAGAAGCCTTCAGGGACGTCATAGTAACTTGGTGGATCATATAAAAGTTTTGCTTCTCGAAACCTATGATACTTTCCCTCGGTACCACAAGATTGATGTGTTGTATGCGCAGCATATGGCTCGAGTCCAAGATGTTGATACATGTTTTGGACAAAAAATGTATGCCCGGTACAAAAAATACTTGATGGGAGACAACCCAACTTGAGCTCTCCATCATAAGCATAAATGACTTTACTATCTTGATCAACAAATGGTCCTAACTGTCGGCGGATAATGTCATTGAAAACAACTTGATCCCATATATTTTGATCGGCTAGAATCAGCTCTTTCCATTCTTTTGCcaatttttttgaggaatttgatggcCTCCAATGAAATAAACCTATATTGTAGTGAACATGAATTTGCTCACAGAACTCCAAACTGTCATCCACGACTGTTGGTATAAGTTGATCAGTGGATGTCAGGATGTCTGCATCAGGAAAACGTGCTAGATATGGTAGGGGATTCTTCAACCAAACCGTATCTGAATCACATAATAACAGCTCAAAACCAAAAGGGAGGAAAGCATCTATCAAAATAGCTTTCTCCCTTTGCATCTTCTGAAAGTCTGGTGAGCCCCAGCCAACATCTATTGTGCTCATTTGTCTACCCATATAAAAAACTGGTACTCCTTTCCAATAAAGAGCCTCCAGCAGTTTTGTGTCCAGGGCACCAACAAGAAGGTTGTCAATGCCCAATTCTGTCAAGTGCTTTACCCAATTTAGGACGAAATCCATGAAAGCGTAGTTAGCATAAGTAACTATTATGATGTTATCCTTCACTCTTTGCTGCACCAATTTCTTGCTCAGTTTGAAAGCCTTAAGATGTGGCATCTTGGAACCAGCAGGAGGGACCTCCCAAATATGTTTGGCTAATTTGTTCTGTAGCCTGAAAATGGGAGCTAGTGAAGAATTTCCAGTATTAGTTGTATGAGAGGAATTGGATGCCATGATTTTGGCTGGAGTACTTGGCAAGAGGGAAaaagaggaggaagaggatCTATATACATCAGAGAAAATGTAGAAGCAATACAAGGCTGCTGCCATGAGCACAATTGCATAGATCGGCCAGAAAGTTGGCTTACAATTTTCCATATCTTTGAATAGATTTCTAAGCAAACCCAAAAGGGGATTTGAGCTTAATTGAATGGCAATCGAAATATCCATTTAAGCAAACATCTAGTTATATAGAAAGTTACCAAGAAAAAGtgtaaaatcattcaaaacatctCTCACATTGTGACAAATGAATTTTTGcatccttcacttttaaaatagtaaCTTTACGTTCCTTACAAAATAAAGTCGGTAAAATTTGTTCCAAATTTAagtttttgaccactttttacACTAAATGTATTACGTGACTCACATATGGTCTTTTTTTTACAGGCAAAATGGTTAGATCCCATTTGAAATTAAACAAATGATTTGAtccatatttatttttatccctAAAAGGTTATGATTTGCCGGAgctatattcattttttttactaaaaaagTTGGATCTGACCTAAttcatattatttttattactaaaaaagtgagatttgactttttttttaaaataaagaaTGTCTGCATATCAATCATGTGgtgatttcaaatgaaaaaaatagttgaaaactttaaataggGACTAAAGTTTGTTAACTTGAATTTTTAAGAGACGTAAAGTTAACATTTTACAAATTAAGGATGCAAATATTTATTTAGTGAAATGCAAGAGATGTTAgaacaaattttcaaaaaaaaaaacagaaaagaacaAGTACATTTGAAAGAGTCATAAGTTATTATGGCTAtatgagatttttcttttctagatTGTGCTATTTAGTATTGCATTTAACTCTTCATGAGGCTTGGGCTATGGTCTAAGGGCCTTAGATTGACACAACACAGTTGACATAGATTTGCAAAGAAATTGACTTGCAACTTGCTGCATATTTCAATTGGCTATTCCAAGCCATCTCCAAATTTTGATACATCCCCGAGAAAACCCATAAAGAATTTGAATTTAGTTGAATGAAACTCAATTTTATAGATTGATGGAACAGTCACCTTTGGAAATGTAAGCGTACACTTAAAAGATTCATCATGGCTATTGTTTTCGTTCTATATATAGATTGTGCTATGCTAcaattctaaaattttactgcGCCTCGTGCTGAAGTAGTTTCAGGGCCACAACATAAGCTTTGCCATGCTCTACATTTTCTCACAAGTTGGGGCTGGACCAATTATGCGCGTAATAAATTAATTGAGTTTGTTATTTATTCGTGCTTGATAGAAACTTACATGGATCcagccagaaaaataaaatgtgtAAATTTTGTCTAACCATGTGAGAAGGTCATTCAATGGAATAAATTAGAcgatgctattttttttttcttatgatAAGACATAATTAGAGCTTTGCATaagaaaatttgaactaagaTTATGGATCTAACCCCATGGATTACGAACCAATAGTACGATACAGCATAATAttaaggttttgatgtttatGCTTACTGAAGAAATACTACATATATTCATCTTGCCATGAAAGATTTGCACTTTAGCATATCAGCAATTAAATCTTAAAGCAATGAGTTATATAAAATGGGATAATACAAAATGGGATCTCTGAATACATCAATCCCTGCCCAAGCCATAATACAAAATGGGATCTCTGAATACGTACATCAATATGTGCACAAGCCTTCTTACAATTCCTGGTATCTTACCACCTAACTCAATT
It includes:
- the LOC113738946 gene encoding arabinosyltransferase XEG113-like, with the protein product MDISIAIQLSSNPLLGLLRNLFKDMENCKPTFWPIYAIVLMAAALYCFYIFSDVYRSSSSSFSLLPSTPAKIMASNSSHTTNTGNSSLAPIFRLQNKLAKHIWEVPPAGSKMPHLKAFKLSKKLVQQRVKDNIIIVTYANYAFMDFVLNWVKHLTELGIDNLLVGALDTKLLEALYWKGVPVFYMGRQMSTIDVGWGSPDFQKMQREKAILIDAFLPFGFELLLCDSDTVWLKNPLPYLARFPDADILTSTDQLIPTVVDDSLEFCEQIHVHYNIGLFHWRPSNSSKKLAKEWKELILADQNIWDQVVFNDIIRRQLGPFVDQDSKVIYAYDGELKLGCLPSSIFCTGHTFFVQNMYQHLGLEPYAAHTTHQSCGTEGKYHRFREAKLLYDPPSYYDVPEGFLTFKPSIPKNLLLDGEHNIESHFALVNYQIKQIRTAFAIASLLNRTLVMPRIWCRMDTIWLHRPGDMVGSIMRQPFVCPLDSVFLVDVMVRGLPEEEFGPSIRIKEYSILDNPSMPRKVKDSWLDVDLCHEGSQGCQVSSYATINQTGVLKFPKNSSQETYWTVFSLFKDVKVLQFSSMEDAFIGFTDKLREEKFRKRMKAYIGRWCCVEDHSPGHIYYDIYWDEKPGWKPEPPRTPEDDHPPA